One Tenebrio molitor chromosome 2, icTenMoli1.1, whole genome shotgun sequence genomic region harbors:
- the LOC138124068 gene encoding mucin-2 has protein sequence MIVRKFQWTLLLSLHLLSTITAQEARSYDTNDWIPITPSNPDSAKKAQGRVLNLDTPNQNFFPENDYVRKRSQPQQYLRETAFQKGTNLRQPKPESPYKFEPVLPLQPPQYVPANQFVQQQVPPQFVPPGPPVQQLAFVAPVQQVPTVQQVQPVQTVQRPPQEQTLNQQLVAPPQSTQNYYDSNKQYDNTATPFNSSYYQPLGTGSISQELLGAIQHQNINSNVNQVQLTTTSTIKPKEEKESVQLLYVPLENLKSNQPVTQQTPIVTRQTEAPRREKQNPRLQNHKLTTNIQNDFVRQALAAHKLQQDFQLGQVSLPTTTTTARPTKRKPNQPPLSVYMEKQGAGDVKDVIEVLKHAKSISVQDSIGPNSPQVFVGPSNIPQPDGYVKFPLPYLSSVQGNRIERKVDQLPFFVAPLSYKTPDGYSKIPLPSPHVGSVVVSTKGQLHEKDSELNQPQTAQNQIVQDFDIKQPFPQFGEEPKPNPYLIAQNSPQVNPNGLLGLGNEFLGGGFGGGSPQDYEDGPKSFEPNYQIPPRESVTPESYRPTPSKDFVSNYRVKEDTPQYFETTPRYQPEEETSRSNYQIPDYQSNEREVESPNSKGLVRDYDIPSLPVESKDTFVPNYNHEEKPQINQFAGVGQSFVPPKVQPQVYSFNEQPVRQTTTTTTTTTTEALPLVQNPYKLVQNPDLDYRIPEYSSRGASPQDPLRQVINQYEIDQINSQFGEGKDENVETIRTTTPVVKSTESYNDYDISTTARTRSRGRHRGRTTTVRTTSTTPNSFADDKYTVLEEFVVQPKSTTVKYTTEVETIPAKVYKLETEKLEPVYIQNQAPLKEQVLSQEALDQQILHGNVQARPNPQPERPTEAVQDPRLTPLVYNRGQNVQEVEEELPVNPYLPGLINNLQDQAVRPLLVPNLLVPTTTTIAPPPPTEEVRVVTTTEAPKVETTTQRRNRGRQRGNSARYSTSSPRRIPTRRRPNYTRPTTERHYARTTTEATSYEPTKRVSNNRQRFRTRGRPVAREQAATERVLQTTENVFKQPPLEGGFQASSGDPQSYVQFDPVVENQQVITVRPDQSGDEKLFKDYHQVYSLPPQNPSTEVVSEGISTSSSPVVDVQIAHTATDRVQEPVIITTSSEEPPRLFRVNSNIQSGGVIYNNKNDEGTTRASVRTRGRSRSRTRFGSTTARPTTSRTTTTTTAKPQEDEEEEFYGFIRKPDFNKPAPAVTQQPLPLYSASYQEPPRTLIQLEDEGGQNQDYESGSVAPVQFVGQIRPKYTTTEAQEYSTEAPKHRSRARIRVPSRKATPHQSYNEVKSHRFDDQVTRRSSNVVRTRGRGKSHFKLPENLTEKSDEHDVEGGNYPQVYFKQKELTTEKPAGFQITIDPAEGDVDEDQVPHSSLYSPQIIRTGETQWVEASVYPAPNDLEIEEQQLVVTGSEEETTTPNEQVENEGSEDEEKVGVDQKDDGDGKDEEEIPTTTEVVETTTPKRRKIGRRRGVWKLIKHRPVDSFETAESQNYYSVVNSLDKVVKRTNGKDANGKLSTTSTTTRPTTARATTSTTENTIFNALYSLLGFATRASQASANEAKVIVQREREEVTTTTVQPTFPEEYTEEITTQEIKENSEDREETTTVAPQTTTPTTTTTTTTTTVAPQTTPTTTTTTVAPQTTTPTTTTTTTTVDTQTTTTTTTEAAVKNDDVDPWQIQDVKTSTSTEISHETEICYKGRCIKSKDDETNL, from the exons ATG attGTACGGAAATTTCAATGGACCCTGCTATTAAGTTTGCACCTGCTGTCCACAATCACCGCTCAAGAAGCCAGATCGTACGACACCAACGACTGGATACCCATAACGCCTTCCAATCCGGACAGCGCGAAGAAGGCGCAAGGAAGAGTCCTGAATCTGGACACGCCTAACCAGAACTTCTTCCCTGAGAATGACTACGTGAGGAAAAGGTCGCAACCTCAGCAGTACCTCCGCGAAACAGCGTTCCAAAAAGGAACAAATCTCAGGCAACCAAAACCGGAGTCGCCGTACAAATTTGAACCGGTTTTACCTCTGCAACCGCCCCAATATGTCCCAGCGAATCAGTTCGTCCAACAACAAGTACCACCGCAATTTGTCCCACCTGGTCCACCCGTCCAGCAGTTGGCATTTGTGGCACCGGTTCAACAAGTACCAACGGTTCAACAAGTTCAACCGGTTCAAACCGTTCAACGACCGCCTCAGGAACAAACGTTGAATCAGCAGCTGGTGGCGCCCCCACAGAGTACTCAGAATTACTACGACAGCAACAAACAGTACGACAACACAGCGACGCCTTTCAACAGCAGCTACTACCAGCCTTTGGGTACTGGGTCGATAAGCCAGGAGTTGTTGGGGGCGATTCAACACCAGAACATCAACTCGAATGTCAACCAGGTCCAGTTGACCACCACAAGTACGATCAAACCCAAGGAAGAGAAGGAGAGTGTGCAGTTGCTGTATGTTCCTTTGGAGAATTTGAAATCTAACCAACCGGTCACTCAACAAACGCCGATCGTGACGAGGCAGACCGAAGCTCCCCGAAGGGAGAAACAAAATCCCAGATTGCAAAACCACAAGCTCACCACGAACATCCAGAATGATTTCGTCAGACAAGCCTTGGCGGCCCACAAGTTGCAACAAGACTTCCAACTGGGACAAGTTTCGTTGCCAACAACCACCACAACAGCGCGTCCCACCAAACGCAAGCCCAACCAACCCCCATTGTCTGTCTACATGGAGAAACAAGGCGCCGGCGACGTCAAAGACGTCATCGAGGTCTTGAAACACGCCAAGTCGATTTCCGTGCAAGACAGCATCGGTCCCAACTCCCCTCAGGTCTTCGTGGGACCGTCGAATATTCCTCAACCGGACGGCTACGTAAAATTCCCGCTGCCCTACCTGTCAAGCGTTCAAGGCAACAGAATAGAGAGAAAAGTCGACCAACTACCGTTCTTCGTGGCCCCCTTGAGTTACAAAACTCCAGACGGGTACTCCAAAATACCACTTCCCTCGCCCCACGTGGGTTCAGTGGTGGTTTCGACTAAGGGACAACTCCACGAGAAGGATTCTGAGCTGAACCAACCGCAAACGGCGCAGAACCAGATCGTTCAAGATTTCGACATCAAACAACCGTTCCCGCAGTTCGGAGAGGAGCCCAAGCCCAATCCGTATTTGATAGCCCAAAACAGCCCGCAAGTCAATCCCAATGGACTCTTGGGGTTGGGGAACGAGTTCTTGGGAGGTGGGTTCGGAGGTGGTTCGCCTCAAGACTATGAAGATGGGCCGAAGAGTTTTGAACCGAACTATCAAATCCCGCCGAGGGAGAGTGTGACCCCAGAGAGTTATAGACCAACGCCCTCTAAAGATTTTGTGTCGAATTATCGCGTGAAGGAGGATACTCCTCAGTACTTCGAGACGACGCCGAGGTACCAACCAGAGGAAGAAACCAGCAGGAGCAACTATCAGATTCCTGATTATCAATCGAACGAGAGAGAGGTTGAGAGTCCTAATTCGAAAGGATTGGTCCGCGACTATGACATTCCTTCGTTGCCTGTCGAGTCGAAGGATACTTTTGTGCCCAATTATAACCACGAGGAGAAGCCTCAGATCAATCAGTTTGCGGGTGTGGGACAGAGCTTCGTGCCGCCAAAAGTGCAGCCCCAAGTCTACAGTTTCAATGAACAACCGGTCAGGCAAACGACGACCACGACCACGACAACAACAACGGAAGCTTTACCATTGGTACAGAATCCGTACAAGTTGGTACAAAATCCTGATTTGGACTATAGAATACCGGAATATAGTTCTAGAGGTGCGAGTCCGCAAGATCCGTTGCGTCAAGTCATCAATCAATACGAAATAGACCAAATCAACAGCCAGTTTGGCGAAGGAAAAGATGAGAATGTGGAGACAATTCGTACGACAACACCGGTGGTGAAGTCGACTGAGAGCTACAATGATTATGACATTTCGACAACAGCGCGTACGAGGTCTAGAGGAAGACACAGAGGAAGAACAACGACTGTGAGGACAACGTCGACGACTCCAAACAGCTTTGCTGATGATAAGTATACCGTGTTGGAAGAGTTTGTTGTGCAACCAAAAAGCACAACAGTGAAGTACACAACAGAAGTTGAGACAATTCCGGCGAAGGTCTACAAACTGGAAACTGAGAAACTGGAACCGGTCTACATCCAAAACCAGGCTCCTCTTAAAGAACAGGTTTTGAGTCAAGAAGCTTTGGACCAACAGATTTTGCATGGTAACGTCCAAGCCAGACCAAACCCGCAACCCGAACGTCCAACAGAAGCCGTCCAAGATCCTCGTTTGACACCATTGGTGTACAACAGAGGCCAAAATGTCCAAGAGGTGGAGGAGGAGTTGCCGGTCAATCCGTATCTACCGGGTTTGATCAACAATCTGCAAGACCAAGCGGTGCGACCTTTGCTGGTCCCCAATCTTTTGGTGCCTACAACAACAACGATTGCGCCACCACCTCCAACTGAAGAAGTTCGTGTAGTTACAACGACTGAAGCTCCAAAGGTCGAGACTACAACGCAACGGAGAAATCGAGGTCGTCAGAGAGGAAACTCTGCGAGGTACTCTACATCGTCCCCAAGACGTATACCTACTAGGAGAAGACCTAATTACACGAGACCCACCACTGAGCGGCATTACGCGCGTACGACAACAGAAGCGACCAGTTACGAACCGACCAAGAGGGTGAGCAATAACAGGCAGAGGTTTAGGACTAGAGGGCGTCCTGTAGCGAGAGAGCAAGCGGCGACTGAGCGTGTCTTGCAGACTACGGAGAACGTGTTCAAGCAACCGCCGCTAGAAGGTGGGTTCCAGGCTTCTTCGGGGGATCCACAGTCGTACGTGCAGTTCGATCCTGTGGTAGAGAATCAGCAAGTGATAACTGTGAGGCCTGACCAAAGCGGAGATGAGAAACTGTTTAAGGATTATCATCAGGTGTACAGTTTACCACCGCAAAACCCGTCGACTGAGGTGGTATCAGAAGGAATCAGTACCAGTTCGAGCCCTGTCGTCGATGTGCAAATTGCTCACACGGCGACGGATCGGGTGCAAGAACCTGTCATCATAACAACTTCCAGCGAGGAACCGCCGCGTCTGTTCAGAGTCAACAGTAATATCCAGTCGGGTGGGGTGATCTACAACAATAAGAATGACGAAGGTACTACCAGAGCGTCGGTGAGAACGAGAGGAAGATCTAGAAGTAGAACTAGATTCGGTTCGACAACTGCAAGACCAACGACGAGCAGAACCACGACCACGACTACAGCTAAGCCTCAAGAAGACGAAGAAGAAGAGTTCTACGGGTTCATCCGCAAGCCAGATTTCAACAAACCCGCTCCCGCAGTGACGCAGCAACCTCTTCCGTTGTATTCGGCATCGTATCAGGAACCTCCGAGAACTCTGATCCAGCTGGAGGACGAAGGTGGTCAAAACCAAGACTACGAGAGTGGTTCGGTTGCTCCGGTACAGTTTGTCGGTCAGATCAGACCGAAGTACACCACGACAGAAGCTCAAGAGTACTCTACGGAAGCCCCGAAACACAGATCGAGGGCGAGGATTCGCGTTCCAAGCAGGAAAGCGACACCTCACCAGTCGTACAACGAGGTGAAATCGCACCGATTCGACGATCAAGTCACCAGGAGGAGCAGCAACGTTGTGCGAACTCGCGGTCGCGGTAAGAGTCATTTCAAGTTGCCTGAAAATTTGACGGAGAAGTCCGACGAACACGACGTCGAAGGGGGAAATTACCCACAGGTGTATTTCAAGCAGAAGGAGTTGACCACGGAGAAGCCGGCAGGGTTCCAGATTACTATCGATCCTGCAGAGGGGGATGTCGATGAGGATCAAGTTCCTCACTCGTCGTTGTACAGTCCTCAGATTATAAGAACCGGCGAGACCCAGTGGGTGGAGGCGTCGGTTTACCCAGCACCCAATGATTTGGAAATCGAAGAACAACAGTTGGTTGTGACGGGTTCGGAAGAAGAGACGACTACTCCCAACGAACAAGTTGAAAATGAAGGAAGTGAAGATGAGGAGAAAGTTGGAGTTGATCAAAAAGATGACGGTGATGGAAAGGATGAAGAGGAAATTCCGACGACAACTGAAGTGGTGGAGACCACGACTCCCAAAAGGAGGAAGATCGGAAGAAGGAGGGGAGTGTGGAAATTGATCAAACACAGACCTGTCGATTCATTTGAAACGGCGGAATCTCAGAATTATTATTCAGTTGTGAATAGTTTAGATAAGGTTGTTAAAAGGACAAACGGTAAAGATGCGAACGGGAAATTGAGTACTACCTCAACCACAACTCGTCCAACAACTGCACGCGCAACAACAAGCACAACAGAAAACACTATTTTCAATGCGCTCTACAGTCTTCTAGGATTTGCCACCAGAGCCAGCCAAGCATCAGCAAACGAGGCAAAGGTAATAGTacagagagagagagaggaagTCACGACGACTACAGTGCAGCCAACATTCCCGGAAGAATATACGGAAGAAATCACGACacaagaaataaaagaaaacagtGAAGATCGCGAAGAAACAACTACAGTTGCTCCCCAAACAACAACGCCAaccacaacaacaacaactaCTACTACAACAGTTGCGCCCCAAACAACGCCAACCACAACTACTACGACAGTTGCGCCCCAAACAACGACGCCAACCACAACAACAACTACTACAACAGTTGATACTCAAACAACAACGACCACAACTACAGAAGCTGCCGTCAAAAATGACGACGTGGACCCATGGCAAATTCAAGATGTTAAAACGTCCACATCGACGGAAATTTCTCACGAAACGGAGATCTGCTATAAAGGAAGGTGCATCAAGTCGAAAGATGATGAGACGAATTTATAG